The sequence below is a genomic window from Babesia bigemina genome assembly Bbig001, chromosome : II.
GTAGCGGGTCCATCCCTCCCGTCGCGGAAAAGTCGTCCCCGCGCCCCTTTGACATGGTGGACGTGGCCGCCAAGACCCTGAAGCACTTGCAGGATTTCGCACTGCAGGATGCGCTGTTGAGCGTCATAGAGGCCTTCAGGGACACTAACAAATACTTGACTGACCGTGAGCCGTGGGCCAAGGGTTCCGCGTTAACTCGGCATGACACGATCCGCAACGTGCTTGAGGCGATTTACTTTCTGAACCATCTAATGCAGCCGGTGATTCCTCAAGCGGCGTCTGTAGTTTTCAAGAAGCTGAATACGCCGCCGAAGATTCACATAGGCCTTTTGTCGGCTGACTACGACAACCTGAGGGAGGGCACTAACGTGGTCGTCGGGGACATTCTGTTTCAGAAGGTTGTCGCTGCTGACAAAAGCGCGTAACAGCATTCCCCAGCAACATGGCTATTATTCACAAATACAGTATTAACAATTTAGTCTACGTTTGCGTGTTATCGGAGGTTACGTGATGAGTAGGATTCTGTTTTTCAACCCTACTACGTAGTCATAGGTCTAAAAGACTGTCAAGTTAATCCTAAATCTCTCTGTCGAGCTATGACAGCCGTTCAGCGCCAATACCACCAGTGGATGCGCTGGAATAAATATCGGTCGTGCGTAATCTTGCCAACGCTGTGGTTGACATTTGCCAATGTGGATCTACGTTTTCTTCAGGTTACTCGACGACGCCAGCGGCTGCTGGGCATTGAAAACCGTTTCAAGTCGCAAAATTTACGTTTCGTTGCTGTATAGGGTATGTTGAAAAATTCGTCTTTGAAAATTCAGCGGTGATAATTTCTCCGGAGAAAATTGAAAAGCAGTACGCTGATTTCGCTTCAGGTGTAGTTTACTGTAACATATCAGCAACAATTATTTGTGTGCATTATGTTTTATTAGTATTGGTTGTTTTGCTTTCAATTTTTAACTGGATAATTTTTTTTTGCATTTGGCGATGTCGGTGTCTAAGTTCGGTGATGACTTCGCGTCCGGTCGCTTCATTTTCGAGCTGACAATTCATGAGATTCGTCTGTCTTGCAAACACTCGATAGATGTCGACCTGATATGGACAGCGGGTGAGTTTCTTAACTTTCGTGTTTCACGGCTTTGCAGGCAAGCAGCGTAGCCAAACTGGCGCCGTCATAACTCTGTTGCCCAACGTGTCAACTCACAATGTCGACCAAAAGCTGTTAATACACCAGACGGTCAGCAGCAACCGTCCGTCGTTGAAGTCCCTGATTCAGGTATTTTTGTTTTGCCTTGCTGCATGACTCCGCGTAGGTGGTGGTTGCGCACCGTTACGTGAAGTCTGAGGTCCTCGCTGAATGCGTCATCGAtttggcggatttgtttCATGTCAAGCACAAGAGCGCCATTAGCGTTCCACTGGACACCAAGCTGGACGCCGAAGCCAGTTTGACCTTTTCCGTGATGGTGACAAACTTCTCCTTTCCCGGTTCGTTCCACACGGTCGCTTCTTATTGCGGTTTAGAGGACTCTGCTGTGGAGTCTTCCACTCTGTCGTCGGTTGCGGAGAGCGTTTTGGAATACCAGGGTTTAAACGCGACTGGTGAGGGCACGGGCTCCCGGCCTAACGGGCTGCGCCGCCTGGAGAGTACTGACATTTACCGGACCATAAACAAGATGGCAACCAAGCTCTCGCGCATCGAGAGCGACATCCAGCGGAAAACGTTGAAGCTTCACAAGATAAATCGCAAGAACCTGGACGGGGTCAACGGCATCCGCTCTCGCCTGGAGAACCAGATAGCGTTGAAGGACCAACAGATTCGGATCCTCACGATCCAGCTGGACGAGATGCACACCGCCCTTGCGCTCTCCCACGAGCGCGAGTTGGAGCTGGGCGGGTTCGTGATTGGTCGCCGGGAGTTTAGCGGCAACGACACTTTGGAATTCCGCGAAACGGGCCTGTCGAAGGTGGGTGGCTTCACGGATTCCTCGAGCCTGCGCTACGATTTCCACCGCAACGGAAGCGCCGCCGGGAGTTCCATCAGGGGCTCAGAGCGCCACTTAACGAAATATGATGGGGTAATGTGGAATGCGTCATAGTGCATGGCCTTCAGGCGGGCGCGCGGTTCACGAACAAGGACGACCAGCTGTCGCTGCTCCATAACCAGCGGCGCACTCCGAGCTGGCACTCGTGCGACAATGCCGAGGACCTGAACCGCCGGATGCCGCACCTAGGTGGGTGCCCTTGCGGCGAGCCGCGTAACATCGTCGCAGGTACCCAGGTTAGCAAGAGCGGATACGGCGACACTGTTACCTCTGGAGTTATGCCCGCCAACGCCCGCTGTGAGAAGCAGGTGGTGCCCTTGTCGTGGGTGAAAGGGACAATATCAAGTGATTTAAACGCGTCCCGCGGAATAGGGCGCAGCACCAGTGCCACGAATCCCGTGACAACTGCGTTGCCCTTCGTCGGTCAGCGCGCATCTATGGATCGCAAGGTAGGCCGTCAACTGCCTCCGCGTAACGCTTAACCCTGCGCAGGCCACCCCGTTACTCAGCGCCTTACAGCGCGGCAGCGGCCGTGAGATTCAGGCCTCCAAGGCGAGCATCATTCGTGAGCTGCGCGCGCCGTGCACGACGGCTCTTCCGCTCGGGAAGGCGCCTTCGTTGATTAAGCGCAATCCAGGAGCTAGGTTGCCCCAGGAGGCCGGCGCGGTGATGCCTGAGCTCCCCAGGAGCACTATCCGCCCGTCGGCGCATTCCGCCGCCGGCGCTGCGGCCGTGGTCGCCTCCACTCCcgcgcagcagccggcGGCCGCCAGTGCGAAAGCCGGAGCGGAGAAAGCCACCGCCGCTGAGGTTGCCGATGACCGCGACACGACGATCGTCCGCCTCGAACGTGACCTGATCTCCACGAAGGTGGCACTGGCCGACAGCGAGACCCAGCGCGACATCGAAATCGCCAAGTTCCTCACCGCCACGGCGCACACCTAGTCTCCATCCGACCGTATGTACATTTTCGACATCCTGTAATTTGTGTATAATGCCCTTGGTGGCGCTTGCATATCGCCCGCTGCTCCACGCGGCTGTCTTCTTCAGGCAACGTCGTCACATGGTTCGTTGCCACGATGGATAGCGGCTGTGTCGGCGATTCGGCTGAGGGTGTGTCGGCGTTGTCGAGCCTTTTGAGCTGCCAGTCCGTGAATCCGCTGTCGCTGCGGCTGCACGTGCAGGGCCGGCGTCTGTTCGGCAGCATCCGACACCATCACGCCCAGGCGCTGCTTTCGCGCATTTTCCGAACCGTGGACGGCCTGGTGGAGGCCCTGGATGACTCCCAGCTGGAGCGTGTGTCGGCGTTTTTGAGCGACGTGCCTTCTGACGCGTCGTCCTTCCAGTCCTTCGTGCGCCGCCTGCTCGGCGATGCTTCGGAATCTGGCTCCATACCCTGGTTGTTGCAAAATCTGCACGGGATTGATGGCATCGAGAGCTTCGTGGCCAGTCTGGAGTCCGACTGGGCTCTCTTATCGCAACTAACATCGGACCCCTCGCCGGACGGCTACGCAAAGATCGCTCGTGCGGACCCCGAGTGCGCCGGCGCCGTGTTACGGGACCACCGGTCGTCTGTAGGAGCCGTGTCAGACGACGACCTTGCGGCTTACACCGCGTTCAGTCAGTCCGACTTCCGGCAGGTGCGTCTGCGGAACTTCGTGAAGATCCACCAGGTGGGCCAGGGCGCGTACGGCGACGTCTGGCTGGCCGAGGACATCGTGAACAAGGTGCCTGTGGCGCTGAAAAAGCTGAAGCTGAACGAGGACCGGGAGGGGTTCCCGAAGAGCGCTATTCGTGAGATTGTGCTGCTCAACACTCTGAAGCACCGGAACATCGTGAATCTATTGGGCATTGCGCATTCCCGATCAGACGGCGAATCCGGGAAGGACCATGTGTGGATGGTGTTCGAGTACCTGCCCTTCGACCTCAGCGGGTACatcgaggcgctgcgcgaCCCCAGTGAGAAGCGCGACAAGTTGACCAAGCCGCTGATGTGGCTCTCCATCGGCGAGATAAAGTCGATAAtgcaccagctgctgcgcgccGTCAGCTTCTGCCATCGCAACAACGTGCTGCACCGCGACCTCAAGACGGCCAACCTGCTGATGAAGCACGACGGCACCATAAAGCTGGCTGACTTCGGCCTCGCCCGCGTGTGCCCGACTGGCAAGGGGATGCTGACTAACCGCGTGGTCACCTTGTGGTACCGTCCGCCGGAGTTGCTGCTGGGTAGCGACAACTACGACTCCGGCGTGGACATGTGGAGCGTCGGCTGCATCATGGCTGAGCTGGTCTGCGGCACGCACATCTTCGCTGCGGACAAGGAGCCGCTGATCCTGAAGCTAATTGCCGAGCGTCTGGGGCTGCCGACTGAGTCGGACCTCAAGTTCCTGAAGACGCTTCCGCTGTGGAACGAGCCGCTGGCGAATCCGCTCCACCCCGATCGTCAGGGCACGATCGTGCCGCGCAAGAAGGAGTTCGAGAAGACCTTCAAGATCACGAACGAGCTTGGCGACGAGGGTTGGGATTTCATGCGTCAGCTGTTCGCGTGGACCCCGGGGAATCGCATCTCTGCGcgcaaggcgctgcagcacccGTGGTTCAGCGTCGAGCCGCTTCCGTCGGGGCTCATCAGCCGCGCCAACGTCAAGGCTGCCCACAGCTTCATGACGAAGAACCAGCGCAAGCGCGAGTCCCAGAAGCAGCCGCTGAAGCGCCATGAGTACGTGAAATACGCGAACACGGGGCACATCCGCAAGGCGCTGGAGAAGCAGCGCGCCAACGCTCAGGAGAAGCAGGCTGCCTTGAACGCAAAGACGTAAATTTAGTAGTTTTAGCCCCTGTCTGGCTCCAGTTGTCTGCGTTTCCGCGGTTCTCCTTCAGGGCTGAGGGGTGCAGAGCGGCGCTACTTGCGGTGCTCTAGCGACCGTTTTC
It includes:
- a CDS encoding protein kinase domain containing protein, putative, encoding MDSGCVGDSAEGVSALSSLLSCQSVNPLSLRLHVQGRRLFGSIRHHHAQALLSRIFRTVDGLVEALDDSQLERVSAFLSDVPSDASSFQSFVRRLLGDASESGSIPWLLQNLHGIDGIESFVASLESDWALLSQLTSDPSPDGYAKIARADPECAGAVLRDHRSSVGAVSDDDLAAYTAFSQSDFRQVRLRNFVKIHQVGQGAYGDVWLAEDIVNKVPVALKKLKLNEDREGFPKSAIREIVLLNTLKHRNIVNLLGIAHSRSDGESGKDHVWMVFEYLPFDLSGYIEALRDPSEKRDKLTKPLMWLSIGEIKSIMHQLLRAVSFCHRNNVLHRDLKTANLLMKHDGTIKLADFGLARVCPTGKGMLTNRVVTLWYRPPELLLGSDNYDSGVDMWSVGCIMAELVCGTHIFAADKEPLILKLIAERLGLPTESDLKFLKTLPLWNEPLANPLHPDRQGTIVPRKKEFEKTFKITNELGDEGWDFMRQLFAWTPGNRISARKALQHPWFSVEPLPSGLISRANVKAAHSFMTKNQRKRESQKQPLKRHEYVKYANTGHIRKALEKQRANAQEKQAALNAKT